The genomic region CCGCGCGGTCCTCCTCAGGGGTCATGCCTTGGCAACCTTGCCCGCCTTGATGCAGCGGGTACAAACCTCGATCCGCACCCGCCGCCCGTTGTGGACGACGTGGATGCGCTGCAGGTTGGGCAGGCGCACCCGGCGACTGTGGCGGCCGGAGTGGCTCACCTTCGCCCCGAACTCGGGGCCCCGGCCGCAGATTTCGCATCTTCGTGCCATCTCAATCCTCCTTGTGCACGTAGTGAGGGGCAAGTGGACGCGGGTCATCGGGTCCCCCCGACTGAAACCGGTCCCAGCCTTGGCGGGCAACCTCGCTCGCCCGAGGGTGGGCGAACCGCGCCCCGGCGCAGGTGACCCCCGGCGCACAAGTCGCGATCTCGTCCCGGAACTGCTCGACCCCGGATCCAACGAGGAGAGCGCCCGGCTGTTCGACCACCTTGGCGAGGGCCTCCCGCCACGGGAGCACGGCTTCCGCCCCCACGCGGTCCCGGGTTGCCCACGCCATGTACACGAACTCCCGGCGGTCATGGATCCACACCGCGACCTTCCCCGGCCACCACGCAACCGGTCCGGCGAGGGCCTCGGTGTGGCGAACCCCCACCACGGGAACCTGTAAAGCCTGCGCCATTCCCTGGGCGAATGCAAGGCCGACCCGGAGACCGGTGAACGAACCGGGGCCGATGTCAACGGCGATCAGTTCGATCTCTTCCCGCTTCGCCGCCGCCAGACGGAGCAAGGCATCCACCGCCGCGGGGAGGACTCCCCCCCCGCTGCGGCCCATCGGCAGCACGAATTCGTGCTCCCCACCACCCAGGGAAACAAGGGCGACTCCGCCCTGGGCGCCCGCAGTCTCGATCCCCAACACCACGGTCCATCTTAGAGGCCAGCTCCCGGGGCGCGCAACTCCGCCTCACGAAGGAGGCGGGGCGGGGGATGCGTTCCCGCTAGGATTTGCTCGCCGCGGAGGCGATCCTGGGCGATCGCACGGGCGAGGGCCTTCTCATCGGCGAAGCGCTCGTCAGGCCTGAGGAAGGAGAGGAGGTGGACCTCCACTGACCCCACCACCTCGCCGTGGGGGGGGGTGAAGAGGTGGACCTCGGCCGAGGGGGATAGCCCAGGGAACGTCGGCCGGTCCCCGATGTAGAATAGAGCCTTGCTTTCCCCGAGCGACCATTGAACCCACGCCGCGTACACCCCGCGCCGCGGCCGCACGAGCTCGGGGGCGAGGTCGAGGTTCACCGTGGGGTAGCCGAGCCGGCGGGCGAGCTTCACCCCCGACGTCGGGCTCCCGGCGAGCCACGCTGGCCGGCCGAGGAGCAAGGCCGCCTGATCCACCTCCCCCCGGGCAATGAGGTCCCGGATCCGGCCCGCGCTCACCACCTCCCCCTCCCACCGCCAGGGGGCGACGACGTGCACCGCCAGGTTGAGGGGGGAGGCGAGGCGCTGGAGGGTGGCCACATCCCCCGCCCGATCCCGGCCGAACCGGTGATCCGGCCCCACCACGGCCACTGTCGCCCCGAGCCGGGCGACGAGTTCCTCACCCACGAACTCCTCGGCGCTCAGGTCCTGGATCCGTTCCCAGGGGGCCACCACGACCTCGTCGGCGTGATCCCGGAGCAGGCGCACCTTGGCGGGGAGGGTGAGGAGAGAGGGCCCCCGGGGAGGGAACGTGTAGGCGACCACAGGGAGCCCGGCGGCGCGCTGGCGCGCCTCCGCGAGGAGGAACTGGTGGCCGCGATGGACGCCGTCAAACCGCCCCACCGCCACGGCACAGGACATCCGCGTTAGGAGGTCTTGCTGGCGAGGATGAGCCACCCGTAGCTGCGCAGGGATCCGTACCCGATCTCATCCCCCTCGGGGCTCCAGCACGGGAACGCATCGCGCCACTCGTCAAAGGTGAACGCGGTCCGCTCCCGCCCATCGCGGCGGATGACGTGGATGTCGGATGGCCCGCGCAGGCTCGACTCAAACGCGATCCATTCCCCATCCGGGGAGAAACGGGGGCACCAGTCGAAGAACGGGTCCTCGGTCAGCATCTCGATCCGGTCTCCCTCCACGAGGTCGAGGACGTACAGGTCCCAACTCAGCGTCGCCCCGACCTGCCACAGGCCGACGAAGGCGAGCGATCGGCCATCGGGGGAGAAGTCGGGGGTGTCCACCGGACCAGGGGTGCGGGTGAGCCGGCGGACCGTCCCCGAGGGAAGATCGAACAGGTACAAGTCGCACTGCCCATCCGCATACGCGATGAACGCGATGCTCGTCCCATCCGGCGACACGGCGGGCCGCGCGATGAGCTCGACCCCGGGGAGGGCCCCCGACTGCCGGAGCTGGTCTTGGGAGAAGAGGAGGGTCCGCTCCCCAGCGAGGGTGGCCTGCCACAGGGCGTAGCCTTGCTCGCTGAACGCCACGTACACGAACCAATCCCCGGGCCCGAACCGCGCCCAGTCGGTGGCCGCGCCCTCGGTCAGCGGACGGGCGTTCCGCCCCTCCGGGGCGAGCCCAACCCACACTTCCCCTTCGTCCACGTACAGCACGTACTGGCCATCCCGCGACCAGTCAAGGGCCGTCAGGCCGAGGAGCCCCGCCCCCGCCTGGATCGGGATCAGGAGAAGCAGCCCAACGCACAGCCTGCGCATCACGCCCATTCTAGGCACGAGGCCGGAACGGGACAACTCCGACGCCCCCATCCCTTGCGGGGGGAAAGGGTCAGAACCCATCCCGCACCTCCACGACGTCCAGTTCCGCGACCCGCGCCGGGATGCTGAGGAGGGAGGCAAGGTTGGGCTGGGTCGCCCCGCCGTCCCCGGAGATGAGCTCCTTCACGTACAGCCCACCCTGACAGAGGATCTCGACCTCCGCTTCCGTGGGGGAGAGGAGGCGGCCCGTGGCCGCGAGGACCCTCCGCCGGCGGACGAGGTCAGCCCGCCGATGACGGACCCGCTCCGGGGTCCGCTGCTCGATCTCCCCCACAAGCGCCCCCACGGCCCGCGTGAAGGCCTCCTCGTCCACCGGCCGTGCAAGCTCGATCCGCGCCCGGTACCTTTTGTCGGCCCGTTCCTCCTTCACCTGGGCCACGAGGTCCGCCGTGCCCGGTCGGAGGTCGAGGACCTCCACCTTCCCCGCGGCGGCAGCGTTCACCTCGCGGGCAATCGCCTCCAGGTCGAGGGTGCGGATCGTGGGCTCCTTGACCTCGATCACGAACGGCCGACCCCGGCCGAGCATCCGCGCGTCGATGTCCTCCCGCCCTGCCCCGTGGAGGTGGCCTCCCGTGCCGCCGCTGGCGGCGAGGAACGCGGGGAGCACGAGCTCCTCGACCGAGGTCGGGTACTGCTTCCCCGTCCCCCCGCAGCTCACGCAGCCCCGGCCACGGCAGCTCCGGCACGGCCAGTGGGTTTGGGGGATCCCCCGCGCGAGCTTCCGGTACCGGCCGTAGAAGAAGGCCGGGGCGACGGTGAGCGCGATCGCCCCCGTGTCGAGGTCCACCGTGAACTGTACGTCCGGGCGGGCGAAGTCCACCGTCGCCTCCCGCCCCGCCAGTTCCCGCTCGAACGCCTTCCCCAGCTCCCGATTCACATCGCGCCTGAACGGTTCGGCCCACGGGGAGGGGAACCGCTCAGCGAGGAACTCCTCCACCGCCTCGTGGCGGGGGGAGAGGCGCACGCCGAAGAGGAACGTGGCGAACTCCCGATCCCGAACGAGTTCGGCCGCCTCGCGGGCCCGCGCAGCGAGGGTCGGCCACAGGCCTTGGCAGACCCAGCACCGTCCCTCGGGGACCGACGCCCCGCCGCCGGCTGCGGCACGGAGGATCCTCCCCCGCTCCGCATTGGGGACACCGGAGCCCAGCCCAGCGAAGCGACGCCCGAGGCACCGATCGCAGATCGGCCCCGCGGAGGCAAGAGAGGCGGCGAGTTCGAGCGGGTCCACGAAGGAGATTATAGGGGGTAAGGCGCGTATACTGATCCCCTATGCCCCTCGTACGGGGCGAGGAGGATCCGATGACGATGCGTGAGGTGGTGCGGAGGGTCGGGGCATGGGTCGCCGTTCTGACCGCAGTTTTGGGGGCAACCGCCGTCGCGGCAGGGGATGTGGTGGCCTGGATCCCCTACGCGCGGATCACCCCCGAGTACGACAACGTGGTTGCCATCCTCGGGTTCCGCCCGACGGAGACGACGACGACCGACCCGGCGGAGCTCGACCTCCTGCTCGCGGGCCGGCCGGTGCTCCTCATCCCCGAGCAATCGGAGGCCGAAGAGAGGGCCCTCGAGGAGCTGGGCCTCGCCACGGCAACCGTCCTGACCGGGTTCCTCGCCCAAGGAGGCCGGATCGTGGGCCTGACCTACTCCCAGGGGGCCGAGGACATCCTGCGCGGGGCCGGGCTATGGGCTGTGACGGATGACTACAACGTCACGGGCGGTGACATCGCGATCGCCCTTCCCACTGACCCCTTGGCGCGGGACGTCCCCGCGCGCTACGAGGGTCCGGACGGGAGCACCGACTTCGCGAACCTGCCCCGGGACGCGGTGGTGGTCGCCTGGGACACGGTGGACGAGGCGCCGGTCGTCTTCCGCTGGGAGACACGGGGGGGAACGGTGGTCATGCTCGGGTTCGACTGCTACGAGTACAACGACGCGACGGCGCAACTCCTCACGAACGCGGTTGAGGTTGCGCTTGGGACGCCCGTCGAACCAGCCGCGGACAACGTGGTGCAGGACCTGGGCCCAGCCGATATCGAGGACATCCTCATCCAGCTTGGCTACACGTTCGACAGGAGGACCGACGACTACGGCGATCCGGCCTGGGTGATCTACCTCAACGTGGCCACGGTGGCGCTGTTCGTGGACGACCCGGTGGAGGATGCCCCGGGCCGGTACCAGTACCTTCAACTCTATGCGGGGTGGCTCACCGGCGGCGCGACCCCGTGCGAGGTCGTCAACGCGTGGAACCAGGCCAAGCGGGGCTCGCGCGCCTACCTCGACGAGGACGGTGACGTGGCGCTCGAGGCCGATCTCTACCTGCGGGGCGGGGTGACGCGGGACACGATCGCCGAGTTCCTGGAACGATTCGAGCGGATCCTGCCCATCTTCCTCGACCACCTGCACGAGGGCTAGCGAGCGCCTCGTTCGTCATGGGTTCGCCCGGGGCCGGGAGGTCGTTGCCCCGCCCCGGGCGAGCGTCCATTGCGATCCGCTACAGCCGGCCTCCCATCGTAAGGGCGAGGACCGCCTTTGGGGCATGAAGCCGGTTCTCCGCCTGGTCGTACAGCCACGCCAGCTCGGGGTCATCGCACAGCTCAACGTCGGCCTCGTTGCCGCGGTCGATGGGCATCACGTGCATGAGGTACCCGGGCTTCGCCAGTCCCCTGTGCCTCTTACGGGTGTACTTCCAATCCTTGAACCTCTCCGCGTTCTTGATCTCCGCCTCTTTGCCGATCTCGTAGCGGCGGGCTCATCCACCCCCGGGGGAACACGACCGTCGCCCCCTTCACGGCATCGTCAAGCTCAGTGGTGACCTCGAACTTCCCCCCGCCCTGTTGGGCGAACTTCTGAGCCAAGTTCAAGGCCGCGGGGTCGAGCTCGTAGCCCATCTCCGCGAGCACCCTCGCCACGCCGGAGACCCGCTCGGTGGAATAGACCACCTCCTCCCCTTCCGTGGCGGAGCACCGCACCGCTTTCTCGTAAACATCCGGGGCAGGGTGTTACGCCCTGCCCCGGACGCAGCTCGGGCAGGGCGAATACCTATGGTCTCCCGCCCATCGTGAGCGCCATGACCGCCTTCGCCGTGTGGAGCCGGTTCTCCGCCTCGTCGTACACCACCGACTGCGGCCCGTCGATCACCGCATCCGTGACCTCCTTGCCGCGGTCAGCGGGAAGGGCATGCATGTAGATCGCGTGACGCCGCGTCAGCTTCATCCGCCGCTCGTCGCAGATCCAGTCCCGATGCTTCTTCGTCTCGGCGACGATCCCCTCCGGGGTCGAGGCGGCGAAAAAGCCGCCCCAGTTCTTCGGGATCACGACATCGGCCTTGTCGAACGCTTCGTCCATATCGTGGGTCACCGTGATCTTGCCCCCGTGGTGGGCCGCGTTCTCCCGGGCCTGGGCCATGATCTCCGGGCTGAGATCGAACTTCTCCGGGTAGGCAAGGGTGATGTCCATCCCGTACCGCGCGAAGAGGAGGATCTGCGATTGCGGGACAGACAGGGGCTTGAGGTGCGATTCAGCGTAGGCCCAGCTGATCCCGACCTTCACTCCGTGGAGATCCGTCCCGAATCGCTCCCGAATCGTCATGATGTCGGCGAGAACCTGCATCGGGTGGTACACGTCATCCTGCAGGTTGAGGACAGGGACCCGCGACCGGGCAGCGGTCCGGCGCAGGTACTCGTTCCCCTTCCCGTACTCGCAGGCGCGGATCGCGATCGCGTGCCCGAGACGCGACAGGACCTCCGCCGTGTCCTCCGGGGTCTCGCCATGGGAGAGCTGGAGCTTGTCTGGGGTGAGAAAATGCGCATGTCCGCCGAGCTGGGTGATCCCGGCCTCGATCGAATTCCGCGTCCGGGTGGAGCTGTCGTAGAAGATCATGAACACCGTCTTGTAGAGGAGCCATGGGGTTGGCTCATCGTGAGCGAACTTCAGTTTCAGCTCCCGCGCCACGTCCAGAAAGACGTCGATCTCGTCGCGGGTGTAGTCCTGGCACGTGATGAAGTGCCGCCCTCGGAAGAAACTGGACATACGGTTACCCTCCTTTTATTTGCGAAACTTGGGCCAGCTCGGTGAGGAGCGTGGCCGGAAACGCAGCGTAAAACGCTGCGCTGAACACAAGGTCTTCGGTCTTCACTCGTTCGTTCGGGGCATGGGCGAGCGCCTCCGCCCCTGGACCGAATCCTACCGTGGGGATGTGGTACACGCCCGCGGTAACCGTGCCGTTCGTGCTGAAGTTCCAGTGCGCGATCTCGGGGTCCCGTCCAAAAACGCGGCGATAGGTCTTCGCCGCCGCGCGGGTGATGAGGGCATCCTCCGCCTCGAGCCACACCGGGAAGTACTTCTCGGTGGGATAGCGCAGCCCGGTATAACTCGGCTCGTCGAACACGAGCTCACGCACCGTTCCCGCGATCCCCGCTCGCCGGAGGGCGTCCTCCAGCTCGCGAAACACCTGGTCCTTGGACTCGCCAACGGTCAGGCGGCGATCGAGGTGGACCTCGCACACATCGGGGACGGCGTTCAGAGACGGCGACTGGGAGCTGATCTCCGTGACAGCGATCGTCCCCTTGCCGAGCACTGGCCTCACGGGGAGCCGCTCGTTCAGGCATTCGAGCTCGGCCACGACGCGTGCCATCTTGTAGACCGCGTTGTCCCCGAGCTCGGGGGAGCTGGCGTGGGCCGAGCGGCCGGCGACGCGCAGCCGCACCTCGATCCGTCCCCGCTGTCCGCGGTTCACCCTCATCTCTGTCGGCTCGGTGATGAGGACGAAATCTGGGCGCAGCCCGGACTCCTCGATGATGTACCGCCAGCAGAGGCCGTCGCAGTCCTCCTCGAGGACCGAGCCCACGACGTACACCGTGAAGGCATCGAGAGCCCCGAGTTCTCTCATGATCTTCATCCCGTAAATCATCGCCGCCATCGCGGCCTTCTGGTCCGACGCCCCGCGCCCGTAGAGCCAGGTGCCGTCGGTGTCGCCACTGTAGGGATCTCGCTCCCAGAGGTCACGGTTCCCCGGCTCGACGGTGTCGATGTGGGCGTCGATCGCGATCTTCACCGGGCCATCGCCGACCTGGCCGATGACGTTCCCGAACGGATCGGTCCACACCTTGGCGAACCCGGCGGCTTGCATCTCCGACGCGATCAGCTGGACGATCTCTCCCTCTCGTCCCGACGGGCTCGGCGTCTGGATGATGCGCCGGCCCAGGCCGACGATCTCTGCGCGATAGGCCTCTGCCCGAGCGAGGAACTCGCTCCTCATCGTTCCTCCTTTCCGATAGGCGAGCAAGTGGCGGCACTACCCCCGCACGACCTGTGTCCCCGCGCGGCCCTCCGCGGCCTCCACCGCCTGGGCGAGGGAGGCGATCACAGCTCGCTCCCCTCCAGCCTCGATGAACCGCACACAAGCCTTGACCTTCGGCTCCATCGAGCCCTTGGCGAAGTGCCCCTGTTGCGCGTACCCCTTCGCCTCGGCGACCGTCAACCGGTCGAGGACCTTCTCCCCAGGCCTCTTGTAGTTCAGGCGCACCCGGTCCACATCGGTGAGGATGAGGAACACCGCCGCTCCCACATCCTCGGCGAGCCTTTCCCCAGCGAGGTCCTTGTCGATCACCGCCTCCACGCCCCGATAGGTCCCATCCTCCTTGATCACCGGGATCCCCCCACCGCCGGAGGCGACGACGATCGCCCGGTTCTCGACCAATAGACGGATCGCCTCCCGCTCCACGATCGCCTTGGGGTCTGGAGAGGGGACGACCCGCCGCCAGCCGCGCCCGGCGTCCTCAACGACGTGCCACCCCTTCTCCGCCTGGAGGCGCTTCGCCTCCTCGGCAGAATAGAACGGGCCCACCGGCTTGGTGGGATTCTCGAAGGCGGGGTCGGCCTTGTCCACCAGGACCTGGGTGACGATCGTCGCCACGGGGATATCGCCCCGCCCCGCGTGGGCGAGCACATTATGGAACGCCTGTTGGATCATGTACCCGATGAACCCCTGCGACTCCGCCCCGCAGACGTCCATCGGCATCGGGGGGACCACCGCCTTCGCCGCATCCTGCTGGAGGAGGATGTTCCCCACCTGGGGGCCGTTGCCGTGGGTGATCACGAGGCGCCATTTTCCCGAGAGGACCATCGCCGCCAGCTGCTCCACCGTGCGCTGGACGTTGCCGTACTGCTCCTCGAACGTCCCCTTTTGCCCCGGCTGGAGGATCGCGTTACCCCCCAGGGCCACCACGACCGTCTTCTTCGTCACCTGAGCACACTCCTTCGTGGGTTCTAGCCAGTTGCCTCGTCGCTGGGGACGAGGCGCCACATCCGCATCCAGTGCGCGCGCATCGCCGCGCGGGCCTGGGCCGGATGGCGGGCGCGCACCGCCGCCGCCACACTCCGGTGCAGCCCCGCCACCTCGCCGATGTCCCCCGCGTCCTTCAGGTAGTACTCCCGGGTGAACTCCCGGTACAGCCGTTCGTCCATCGTGTGGATGAGGGGGACGAGCACCGCACTGAGGAGGCTGTTCCCGGTCGCCTCCACCAGGGCGAGGTGGAATCCCTTGTCGGCGGAAAAGTAGGCATCGAAGGTCGTCGGATCAGCGAGCGAACCGAGCTCGGCACCGATCGCCTCCAGCCGCTCCGCCTGGGCCTCCGTCCTCTTCCGCGCTGCGAGCTCCGCCAGCGGCGGCTCCAAGACCGTCCGCGCCTCCATGATCTCCAGACAGCTCGCCTCGCTCTCCAGAAGGAGCAACGCCTGGCGGGCAAGCGGCTCCGTGGGCGGGCGCACGAAATTTCCGATCCCGACGCGCGGCTCGATCAGGCCCACCGCGGCGAGGCCGGACAGGGCCTCGCGGACGGTGGGCCGGCTCACCCCCATCATCTGGGCGAGCTCGGCCTCCGAGGGGAGTCTGGCCTCCGGGGCGAACGCGCCGCGGCGGATGGCCTCCAGGATCTGTTCAGCCACCTCCGTCGAGGCCTTCGTGGATCGGACTCTATGGAACTCCATGCTTGTCAACCTGTCAGACAGTATGCTAGCATTATCACCTACACCGGTCAATAAAGAGGAGGACCATGATCGATCTTTCCAAGCGTGAAAAAGGGCGCATGCGGGCGGCGAAGCGGGCGCGGGAGCGGGGCATCGTCGTCCCCACGTTCGCGGAGATGCGCGACCCGGAGAAGATTCGTCCGGAGATCCGCGCTGAGCTCAAGGAGATTGGGCTATGGGATGCCCATCCCCGCAACCTGTTCCGCATCACGTGGAAGAACGAGCCCGTCAAGCAGGGCGGCGGGTTCGGCGGCGTGAACCA from Candidatus Bipolaricaulis anaerobius harbors:
- a CDS encoding TolB family protein, with the translated sequence MRRLCVGLLLLIPIQAGAGLLGLTALDWSRDGQYVLYVDEGEVWVGLAPEGRNARPLTEGAATDWARFGPGDWFVYVAFSEQGYALWQATLAGERTLLFSQDQLRQSGALPGVELIARPAVSPDGTSIAFIAYADGQCDLYLFDLPSGTVRRLTRTPGPVDTPDFSPDGRSLAFVGLWQVGATLSWDLYVLDLVEGDRIEMLTEDPFFDWCPRFSPDGEWIAFESSLRGPSDIHVIRRDGRERTAFTFDEWRDAFPCWSPEGDEIGYGSLRSYGWLILASKTS
- a CDS encoding YgeY family selenium metabolism-linked hydrolase produces the protein MRSEFLARAEAYRAEIVGLGRRIIQTPSPSGREGEIVQLIASEMQAAGFAKVWTDPFGNVIGQVGDGPVKIAIDAHIDTVEPGNRDLWERDPYSGDTDGTWLYGRGASDQKAAMAAMIYGMKIMRELGALDAFTVYVVGSVLEEDCDGLCWRYIIEESGLRPDFVLITEPTEMRVNRGQRGRIEVRLRVAGRSAHASSPELGDNAVYKMARVVAELECLNERLPVRPVLGKGTIAVTEISSQSPSLNAVPDVCEVHLDRRLTVGESKDQVFRELEDALRRAGIAGTVRELVFDEPSYTGLRYPTEKYFPVWLEAEDALITRAAAKTYRRVFGRDPEIAHWNFSTNGTVTAGVYHIPTVGFGPGAEALAHAPNERVKTEDLVFSAAFYAAFPATLLTELAQVSQIKGG
- a CDS encoding FadR/GntR family transcriptional regulator, whose amino-acid sequence is MAEQILEAIRRGAFAPEARLPSEAELAQMMGVSRPTVREALSGLAAVGLIEPRVGIGNFVRPPTEPLARQALLLLESEASCLEIMEARTVLEPPLAELAARKRTEAQAERLEAIGAELGSLADPTTFDAYFSADKGFHLALVEATGNSLLSAVLVPLIHTMDERLYREFTREYYLKDAGDIGEVAGLHRSVAAAVRARHPAQARAAMRAHWMRMWRLVPSDEATG
- a CDS encoding ornithine carbamoyltransferase, encoding MSSFFRGRHFITCQDYTRDEIDVFLDVARELKLKFAHDEPTPWLLYKTVFMIFYDSSTRTRNSIEAGITQLGGHAHFLTPDKLQLSHGETPEDTAEVLSRLGHAIAIRACEYGKGNEYLRRTAARSRVPVLNLQDDVYHPMQVLADIMTIRERFGTDLHGVKVGISWAYAESHLKPLSVPQSQILLFARYGMDITLAYPEKFDLSPEIMAQARENAAHHGGKITVTHDMDEAFDKADVVIPKNWGGFFAASTPEGIVAETKKHRDWICDERRMKLTRRHAIYMHALPADRGKEVTDAVIDGPQSVVYDEAENRLHTAKAVMALTMGGRP
- the rpmB gene encoding 50S ribosomal protein L28, which encodes MARRCEICGRGPEFGAKVSHSGRHSRRVRLPNLQRIHVVHNGRRVRIEVCTRCIKAGKVAKA
- a CDS encoding tRNA pseudouridine(54/55) synthase Pus10, producing MDPLELAASLASAGPICDRCLGRRFAGLGSGVPNAERGRILRAAAGGGASVPEGRCWVCQGLWPTLAARAREAAELVRDREFATFLFGVRLSPRHEAVEEFLAERFPSPWAEPFRRDVNRELGKAFERELAGREATVDFARPDVQFTVDLDTGAIALTVAPAFFYGRYRKLARGIPQTHWPCRSCRGRGCVSCGGTGKQYPTSVEELVLPAFLAASGGTGGHLHGAGREDIDARMLGRGRPFVIEVKEPTIRTLDLEAIAREVNAAAAGKVEVLDLRPGTADLVAQVKEERADKRYRARIELARPVDEEAFTRAVGALVGEIEQRTPERVRHRRADLVRRRRVLAATGRLLSPTEAEVEILCQGGLYVKELISGDGGATQPNLASLLSIPARVAELDVVEVRDGF
- a CDS encoding riboflavin kinase, which codes for MSCAVAVGRFDGVHRGHQFLLAEARQRAAGLPVVAYTFPPRGPSLLTLPAKVRLLRDHADEVVVAPWERIQDLSAEEFVGEELVARLGATVAVVGPDHRFGRDRAGDVATLQRLASPLNLAVHVVAPWRWEGEVVSAGRIRDLIARGEVDQAALLLGRPAWLAGSPTSGVKLARRLGYPTVNLDLAPELVRPRRGVYAAWVQWSLGESKALFYIGDRPTFPGLSPSAEVHLFTPPHGEVVGSVEVHLLSFLRPDERFADEKALARAIAQDRLRGEQILAGTHPPPRLLREAELRAPGAGL
- the arcC gene encoding carbamate kinase, with product MTKKTVVVALGGNAILQPGQKGTFEEQYGNVQRTVEQLAAMVLSGKWRLVITHGNGPQVGNILLQQDAAKAVVPPMPMDVCGAESQGFIGYMIQQAFHNVLAHAGRGDIPVATIVTQVLVDKADPAFENPTKPVGPFYSAEEAKRLQAEKGWHVVEDAGRGWRRVVPSPDPKAIVEREAIRLLVENRAIVVASGGGGIPVIKEDGTYRGVEAVIDKDLAGERLAEDVGAAVFLILTDVDRVRLNYKRPGEKVLDRLTVAEAKGYAQQGHFAKGSMEPKVKACVRFIEAGGERAVIASLAQAVEAAEGRAGTQVVRG
- a CDS encoding YbjN domain-containing protein, producing MTMREVVRRVGAWVAVLTAVLGATAVAAGDVVAWIPYARITPEYDNVVAILGFRPTETTTTDPAELDLLLAGRPVLLIPEQSEAEERALEELGLATATVLTGFLAQGGRIVGLTYSQGAEDILRGAGLWAVTDDYNVTGGDIAIALPTDPLARDVPARYEGPDGSTDFANLPRDAVVVAWDTVDEAPVVFRWETRGGTVVMLGFDCYEYNDATAQLLTNAVEVALGTPVEPAADNVVQDLGPADIEDILIQLGYTFDRRTDDYGDPAWVIYLNVATVALFVDDPVEDAPGRYQYLQLYAGWLTGGATPCEVVNAWNQAKRGSRAYLDEDGDVALEADLYLRGGVTRDTIAEFLERFERILPIFLDHLHEG
- the tsaB gene encoding tRNA (adenosine(37)-N6)-threonylcarbamoyltransferase complex dimerization subunit type 1 TsaB, translating into MLGIETAGAQGGVALVSLGGGEHEFVLPMGRSGGGVLPAAVDALLRLAAAKREEIELIAVDIGPGSFTGLRVGLAFAQGMAQALQVPVVGVRHTEALAGPVAWWPGKVAVWIHDRREFVYMAWATRDRVGAEAVLPWREALAKVVEQPGALLVGSGVEQFRDEIATCAPGVTCAGARFAHPRASEVARQGWDRFQSGGPDDPRPLAPHYVHKED